The DNA segment GACCGTTATACTGGCATGCCGAAAGGTCGAGAAGTGGATCAAGGGCAACAGCGATGTGAAATGGAAGACCGAGACGGGCCAGCGGGTCGTCAAGGCGCTGACCGTACTGGATGAGCTGACGAACTGTATCGGGTAGCGGAAAGCAAAAATAAGTGAAAGATTTTATGGTCGGTCCGGGAGCGGGTCGGCCTTTGTTATTTGGCAAGCTGGAAGGCTGTCGCGCTGAGAAGACATAAAAAAAGCAGCGACGAGGAGGGCGTCGCTGCTTCCCGCACAGGTTGTGTAACCTGGCGTCTTTAGGAGGAGGAGAATTTTATCATCACCACTCTTCACTCCTGATGGGTTCACTGCCTTTTACGGCCTTGCTTACTTCAGGTTCGGTAAATATACCTAAAATCATTAATAATTTCAAGGTGTCTGATGAAAAAAGTTCATGAGCAAGAGTATTTTTCGGAGCACTGAGTCGATCAGGGGCGGACCCAGAATACAGCATTTCGACATAAGTACATACTAAGAAAGGACTTAAAAAGAATACCTCCTTGACCGAAATCGTGGATGATATTGTTTTTGGTCAGTTAAATTTTCCGTTGAGTTTCAAAAATAGTTTTCGATACTTAGCAAAATACGAACATTTACTCATTTTAACGTTTTGTTCCGAATGAGTGGATTGGAAGCAGGTTCATAAAGAACCCAGCACCGGTGGGCAATATACCCCAATAACCATGCTTTTGAGCTAAAAGTTATTTTCAGAAGGAGTTAAAAATGGAATATTCGGTTGGCAGATGCGGCAGGGTCGTTTCGATGAGGCTTTTCGAGGGCGAGGATCTTTACGAGAGCATCGAGTCGGTCGCGAAGGATGAGAACATACGCTGCGGTGCGGTTTTCGTCACGGGCGGGTTCCGCAAAGCGAAGGTGGTTGTCGGCCCTGAACAGGAAAAGCCCAAGATCGTGCCGAATTTCCGCAACTTTGTCGGGCCCGGTGAGGTTCTTGGAGTGGGCACAGTTTACTGGGACGATGAGGGGCCGAAACTGCACATTCACACAGCCGCCGGACGCGGCGAGGAAACAGTCGTAGGCTGTCCGCGTGGCGGAGCATCTGTGTTTTTGATACTGGAAGTAACGATCATCGAGATAGAAGGCGTCAAGGCCAGTCGCGAATTCGACGCTGAAACCGGCGTGAAGCTGCTGCGGATCGTCCAGGGTGAATAAACAGGCGGTATTCAGCCGAACATGCTGCCGTAGTAATTAGATTTGCTGTGGCAGTTTGCCGGGCTTTTATGCGGTCTGGCTTGCAACTGTGCGAATTTCGCCGTCAGCGTATGGACCCGGACGGCCGAAAAAGATGAAATTGACGAGGATGAGCCCGAAGCCGGCAAAGAACAGCGCATACCGAAAACGCGGCTCAGAACAGCGAACGACCCATTGCGGACGGACAGGTGCTTCATCAGTTGGCGTTTCAGCCGTTTCGAGCACCTGTTCGACGCTTTTGAGCTGTGAGGGCGAGGCCTGCGGGAAGATCGTGTCCTCAGCTTTGGGTTCGATCCCCAGGGTGACCCGCTGGAGCTTTTCGATCGTGTCGGGGTTGGTACGTGCCTGGTATATCCGCATGTCGTAGTCTTTGAGCAGCGCGGTCAGCTCGGCGTTCTGGGCCTCGATCTCGGCTAGCTGCTGACGGCTTTCGTAATAGCCGTCGATCTCGCCAACCAGGATCGAGATAGAAACCGCGGACGCACCGGTGATGAAAAAGACGGTGAACAGTATGAATCTGAAAAAGCGCGTTATTGCCGGCATAATTTCGTGCTAAAGGAACATCAGTTCGCCCAATGAGCCGTTCGGTCGACGACGGCTACACTATAGTAAATCCGCTATCGGGATACAAATGCTTTTCGCGGCCCGTGGAAATTTGTTCACTGCGGCGGGCTTTTTGCTGCTGCCGCGCATAAAAAAGGCAGGGACACGAATGCCCCTGCCTGAATATCGGCATATTCAAGCTTAGTACTTGAAGATCTCGCCGCCCCACTTGGCCGCTGAGCCGAGCTCTTCCTGGATGCGGATGAGCTGGTTGTACTTAGCGACGCGGTCACTGCGGCATGGAGCACCTGTCTTGATCTGGCCAACGCCTGTTGCTACTGCCAGATCCGCGATGGTCGCGTCTTCGGTCTCGCCTGAGCGATGGCTCATTACAGCAGTGTAACCGTTGTTTCGAGCGAGGTTGATCGCTTCGAGCGTCTCGGTCAGCGTACCGATCTGGTTAACCTTGATAAGGATCGAGTTTGCACAACCCTTTTCGATACCGGTTGCCAGACGCTTTGTGTTGGTCACGAACAGGTCGTCACCGACGAGCTGACACTTGTCGCCCATCTTCTCTGTCATTGTCGCCCAACCCTTCCAGTCGTCTTCCGCAAGGCCGTCTTCGATCGAAACGATCGGATACTTATCCGCCCATTCCGCCCAGTGAGCGGCCATTTCTTCGCCGGTCATCTTCTTCTTAGGATCGCTCTTGAAGAATTTATACTTCTTCGTGCTCTTTTCCCACATCTCGGTAGAAGCAGGGTCCAGTGCAATGAAGATATCCTTACCTGGCTTGTAGCCGGCCTTCTTGATGGCGTCGATGATCACTTCGACAGCCTCTTCGTTCGACTGCAGCGAAGGAGCAAAGCCGCCCTCGTCACCTACTGAAGTATTGTAGCCCTTCTTCTTCAGTACGCCCTTGAGCTGATGGTACACTTCCGCACCCATCTGCAGAGCTTCGCTGAAGTCCTTGGCGCCGACGGGCATTACCATGAATTCCTGGAAGTCGACGTTATTGTCCGCATGCTCGCCGCCGTTGAGAATGTTCATCATTGGAACGGGCAGGACGTTTGCGTTGCAGCCGCCCACGTAGCGGTACAGGGGCAGTTCGCAGGATTCTGCTGCTGCTTTTGCAACCGCCAGCGACACGCCGAGGATGGCGTTTGCGCCGAGCTTGGCCTTGTTAGCTGTGCCGTCGAGTTCGCACATGAACTTGTCGATCTCTTCCTGGCAAAGTGCGTCCATGCCGAGGATCTCAGGTGCGATCACTTCGTTTACGTTCTTGACAGCAGTTTCGACGCCCTTGCCGCCGTAGCGTTTCTTGCGTTTGTCGCGAAGTTCTACAGCTTCGTATGCACCGGTGCTTGCACCGCTGGGTACTGCGGCACGGCCGAACGAGCCGTCTTCGAGCAGAACGTCGACCTCAACTGTGGGATTGCCACGGCTGTCGAGGATCTCTCTTGCTGTTACATCAACAATCATAGTGAACATTTGTGTTGCCTTTCAATTGATTCGTTATATTTGCGGCTTTCTTGTAACCGTATGTTGTCGCCCTGCCGTGTGGACGCGTAACCCCGGCGCGCGGGATTTCGGAGAGGTTACCGCAAGACAGACCGTTCGTCAAGGGTCTAATTGCCCGAATCAGTACTGACAATCGCGATTTCACCACGTTCCTGGACATAAATGTTCAAACAGATCGCGCCAACTCACTTCATATCACTTTACCGGCAATCGCATCATGCAACAATGGAACGTGCCAACGTCTTTCCGAGTGTTGTGGCCTTTTCCAGCACTTCGACATCATTTTTGACCTTACCGCGGTCAAAAATTCCATATACAGCAAGCTCGTCGATGACTTCATAGCCCAAAGACTGTAGTGCGACTCTCATTGACTCAATTGTAAAACCCATATCTTTCGGATCGGTCTGCTCGGCAACGCCGACAAGAACTGCCTTTCTGTTCTGTCCGGCTAATTGGCTGCTCCAGCTTCTTGGTCGATCATTCCCGAAGTTGTAAAAAGTGTACATCCTGTCAATAAAAGCCTTCATCAAGGCAGACACATTATAAGTATGTGCCGGCGAAAGCAAAACCAGACCTTGAGAGCTGACGACCTTGGGATAAACCTTCGTCATATCATCTTTGAGACCGGTACAGCTTTTGTCTTTTCGACATCTTTCACAGCCGATGCAAGACTGAAAATCCATCGTTCTGAGATGGATCTTCTCGCATTGAATGCGCAACGCTTCGACACCTTTTTGTACATGCTCCAGCAGTACATCTGAATTGCC comes from the Anaerohalosphaera lusitana genome and includes:
- the eno gene encoding phosphopyruvate hydratase, with translation MFTMIVDVTAREILDSRGNPTVEVDVLLEDGSFGRAAVPSGASTGAYEAVELRDKRKKRYGGKGVETAVKNVNEVIAPEILGMDALCQEEIDKFMCELDGTANKAKLGANAILGVSLAVAKAAAESCELPLYRYVGGCNANVLPVPMMNILNGGEHADNNVDFQEFMVMPVGAKDFSEALQMGAEVYHQLKGVLKKKGYNTSVGDEGGFAPSLQSNEEAVEVIIDAIKKAGYKPGKDIFIALDPASTEMWEKSTKKYKFFKSDPKKKMTGEEMAAHWAEWADKYPIVSIEDGLAEDDWKGWATMTEKMGDKCQLVGDDLFVTNTKRLATGIEKGCANSILIKVNQIGTLTETLEAINLARNNGYTAVMSHRSGETEDATIADLAVATGVGQIKTGAPCRSDRVAKYNQLIRIQEELGSAAKWGGEIFKY
- a CDS encoding flavodoxin family protein gives rise to the protein MYKQEPPKQQVLGISGSPRKNGNSDVLLEHVQKGVEALRIQCEKIHLRTMDFQSCIGCERCRKDKSCTGLKDDMTKVYPKVVSSQGLVLLSPAHTYNVSALMKAFIDRMYTFYNFGNDRPRSWSSQLAGQNRKAVLVGVAEQTDPKDMGFTIESMRVALQSLGYEVIDELAVYGIFDRGKVKNDVEVLEKATTLGKTLARSIVA
- a CDS encoding PPC domain-containing DNA-binding protein, yielding MEYSVGRCGRVVSMRLFEGEDLYESIESVAKDENIRCGAVFVTGGFRKAKVVVGPEQEKPKIVPNFRNFVGPGEVLGVGTVYWDDEGPKLHIHTAAGRGEETVVGCPRGGASVFLILEVTIIEIEGVKASREFDAETGVKLLRIVQGE
- a CDS encoding FtsB family cell division protein, yielding MPAITRFFRFILFTVFFITGASAVSISILVGEIDGYYESRQQLAEIEAQNAELTALLKDYDMRIYQARTNPDTIEKLQRVTLGIEPKAEDTIFPQASPSQLKSVEQVLETAETPTDEAPVRPQWVVRCSEPRFRYALFFAGFGLILVNFIFFGRPGPYADGEIRTVASQTA